The stretch of DNA TATTGGGCGATAACTCGGGCGGGTTTGATTTCGTTGTTCATACTATTTGTCCGGCAGAAAGAAACATTATACAAATAAATGCTTATTAATGCCACATCCTCAAAACAGACGGATTGACAATTAACATTGCTTGACATATGCTTGATGTATCAAGCATATGAAAAAAGCAAATGAACCAATAAGATTTATATTAGAGCTGGCAAAGACGCAAGCCATTGTTGGGCGCCGTTTTGACTGCGGGCTGGGCGGACTTGGCTTCAATGAATTTACGATCCTGTATAATCTTAATATGGCAAGCGATGGAACAATGCGCAGGATAGACCTGGCCAATAAAATTGGCCTGACCGCCTCCGGGGTGACGCGGCTATTATTGCCTATGGAAAAAATCGGACTAATTAAAAGCGGAGAAAGCGAAAGAGACGCCCGAACTCGATTTGTAACGATCACCTCTGCCGGCAGTCTTAAACTAAATGAAGCGATCGAACGAATAGAGTTGCTCCTGAAGGAAATAATTCCCATGGATAAAAAGATCAAAATCGAAAAGATATCGCGATTTCTTTCTGAATTAGGGATGCTTGCGCGTTAGCAATGAACGAATCACCAACCACCCCACTCCTTGCCCAAGCCGCTTTCATCAACCAAACTTTTAATGAGGTCAGCCTTCAAGAAGCTGACCTTAGCCGCAAAGAGTTCTCCGAATGCGCTTTCAACAAATGCGATTTTAGCGGCTCGGACTTCAGCGGCTCGATCTTCAGCGACTGTACTTTTACCGGATGTAACCTGGCAAACATCAAAGTCGATGGTTGCGGTTTCCGCTCGGTCAATTTCAACGGCTGTAAACTGATCGGGATCGTTTTTATCAAGATCAACAAACTGCTTCTTGATTGGAGCTTTCAAAAATGCAAGATCGCCCTCTGTAACTTCAGCGGGCTCGATATCAAACATAGCCGCTTTGGCGAGTGCGTCATCCAGGGGAGCGACTTCGTCAACGCCGACCTAAGGGAATCGGATTTTTCCGGCTGTGACCTGCAAAACAGCACCTTCCGCAAGGCCAACCTGGAAAAAGCCAACTTCACCGGCGCCTGGAATTATTATATCGACCCAACCCAGAATAAGGTCAAAGGA from Candidatus Margulisiibacteriota bacterium encodes:
- a CDS encoding MarR family transcriptional regulator, with translation MKKANEPIRFILELAKTQAIVGRRFDCGLGGLGFNEFTILYNLNMASDGTMRRIDLANKIGLTASGVTRLLLPMEKIGLIKSGESERDARTRFVTITSAGSLKLNEAIERIELLLKEIIPMDKKIKIEKISRFLSELGMLAR
- a CDS encoding pentapeptide repeat-containing protein, whose translation is MNESPTTPLLAQAAFINQTFNEVSLQEADLSRKEFSECAFNKCDFSGSDFSGSIFSDCTFTGCNLANIKVDGCGFRSVNFNGCKLIGIVFIKINKLLLDWSFQKCKIALCNFSGLDIKHSRFGECVIQGSDFVNADLRESDFSGCDLQNSTFRKANLEKANFTGAWNYYIDPTQNKVKG